Genomic DNA from Hordeum vulgare subsp. vulgare chromosome 2H, MorexV3_pseudomolecules_assembly, whole genome shotgun sequence:
AGGACTCAAATTAAACAAAACTTTCCCATCGGCAGCCAAGGATTTATTGGTACATCCATGGATTCCCCTCCCTGTCACTCCTACAACAGGTGGCAGGAAGGGAATTTCGATGCCTTCCCTCCAGCTAGTAATTTAGGTTAAGAGTTTTAGTCCACGCAGGTGCGACGTTTAGAAGGATAGTTTCGTTTCGTTTGTTTTCAGGCTTTCATCCTTCTCAAGTTCGTCCATATGAATATAGTCGACGAATTTTTCACGTAGATTCATGTCGTCTCATTGTGACACAGAGGTTAGACTTTCTTGTCGTGTGTACACACGACAAGATTATGTGTTTGTTGATTCAGATATATTCAAGGATTCAATGATGATTGCGGCTTCAGAACTCTAGTCTTATGGACACGTGATGAAAATTATTGTCTGTCATCGACAAATTCGATCCTGACAAAGTTCATCTAGATAAAGAAAATATCCATTCATGCGAAAAAAATCCAATGCCTCCAAACCCGACGTGTCCTCCCAATATCTGACAAAGTTGCGTTTAGAAACAGGAAGGGTTCACTGGGTATATGTACACCACGCACGTCGCCATCGTGCTCAACAACAATCGGAATCCGGATGGCATCACCATCTATAATCACTGCAAATCTCGCACGCCACCTACCCATTTCTATACTCAGTTCAGCTCCCACCCACAGCAATAGGACTCTGCTGTCGTGCAGCCAGCCATGGCATCCTCCGCCGGCGACCCGCTGCTCCCGGGCGAGCCGCACCGGCGGAGTTTCCTGCCGCCGTCCATCCGGCTCAAGACGTCCGTCTGGTCGGAGCTGGGCGGCGCGGTGGGGGACCTGGGCACCTACATCCCCATCGTGCTGGCGCTGTCGCTGGCCTCCCACCTCGACCTCGGCACCACGCTCATCTTCACCGCGCTCTACAACTTCGCCAGCGGCGTGCTCTTCGGGATCCCCATGCCCGTCCAGCCCATGAAGTCCATCGCCGCCGTCGCGCTCTCCTCGGCGCACCTCACCGTCCCGCAGATCATGGGCGCGGGgatcgccgtcgccgccatcctcctcttcctcggcgccacggggctcatgacccgcctCTACCGCGTGCTCCCGCTCCCCGTCGTCCGCGGCGTGCAGCTCTCCCAGGGCCTCTCCTTCGCCTTCACCGCCGTCAAGTACATCCGCTACGACCAGGACTTCTCCCGCTCCTCATCCGCCTCCACCTCCGTGGAGCGCCCCCTGCTGGGGCTCGACGGGCTGCTGCTCGCGCTCGCCGCGCTGCTCTTCATCCTCCTCGCCACCGGCGCCGGGGACGACGAAGACGCGGCCCGGCGCCGCCCCTGCAGCCGCGTCCCGGCGGCGCTGATCGTGTTCGCGGTGGGGCTGGTGCTCTGCTTCGCGCGTGACCCGTCCATCTTCCGCGGCCTCCGCTTCGGGCCGGCGCCGCTGGGGCTGGTGAGGATAACATGGGACGACTTCAAGATCGGGTTCTGGCAGGCGGCCGTGCCGCAGCTCCCGCTGTCGGTGCTCAACTCGGTGATCGCCGTGTGCAAGCTGTCGTCGGACCTGTTCCCGGATCGTGCCGAGCTCTCGCCGGCCCGGGTGTCCATCAGCGTGGGGCTGATGAACCTGGTGGGCTGCTGGTTCGGCGCCATGCCGTGCTGCCACGGCGCAGGCGGGCTGGCGGGGCAGTACCGGTTCGGCGGCCGGAGCGGGGCGTCCGTGGtgttcctggccatgggcaagctGGTGCTGGGGCTGGTGTTCGGCAACTCGTTCGTGACGATCCTGGGGGAGTTCCCCATCGGCATCCTGGGCGTGATGCTGCTCTTCTCGGGCGTGGAGCTGGCCATGGCGTCGCGCGACATGGGGAGCAAGGAGGAGTCGTTCGTGATGCTCGTGTGCGCCGGGGTGTCGCTTACCGGCTCCAGCGCCGCGCTGGGGTTCATCGCCGGCGTCGTGCTGCACCTGCTGCTGCGCCTCAGGGAGATCGACTCCGGGGAGCTTGTCCGCCGGCTGAGAGTCCGGCGGACTGTAAGCTACTGAATTGAATGCTCCCTGCGTTGCGTCCATTTTATCTGTATATGTAGGAAAATATCACATCTGTACTGATTTCTCAGGCAATATACCCTGCTGTGGTAGGAAAAATTGACTGCACAAACAGGTGACTGTCATCATGCTGAGACACATGGTCCATCTCTAACGGAACAAGAATGGATGGTATCAGTGATGAGGCAGTTGGAAATGTCTGGCCTTGTGTGTGCTCGGATACTGAAGTAGCATTCCTCAGCAGGTTTGCACATCAGCATCATTCATCTACAGTATCATCCAACTACTGACCCGCCTAGTAATTAAGGACAAAACATAATTCAATAGAAATATTCACGACATCATGGTGCAACCAATCTGCCTTTTCCTCATCCATTTGAAGCCACGACAACGTGCATGTCCAGCACAACACCTCAAATATATTTTCCCTGATTTACAGTCTGCTTTCTAACTCGTCAACAGTAAACCAAGGTAGAAAAAATATAATGGGATGCTTTAGTTACTGCAACTGAATGCTGAATAAATTCCAGCATGTCCATATGATAAGATAAATTACATGTGGAGGCCTGCAACACATTTTCCAGACCTAATTATGATTCAGGGATAGGCTAGTGCATATAACCATACAAAATTACATCGCAGCATGTCACGACGAAACTCGACCAGTCTCCTTGCATACTAATAATACATGACCTTAAGAGAAAATACAAGTAATAAAATAGTTAAAAGGGACGCTAGCGCTACAAATTATGAAGTCTGCTGCTTGTACAAGACATTACATATCCTAATATTGGCAAACCGGACATATCTTCCGCTGGGCACCATGCATCATCCTTCAAACAACATCCATCACGTGAGCCGTCGAGTCGTCTTCTTTGTTGGAAGCTagatccagcatcttgtttcgTGGGCGTGCAAATGCTGTTTCTTCATCGGAAGGACAAAGGGCAAGCACCCCTAGGTGAAACAAACAAAACCAGCTAGTTTCTTCTACCTCCTCTTGACCGGAGTTCTGGATCTCGACCGCTTCTTCCTGCAATGATTAGACATAGTTTAACAGATGGAGTGTGATTACAGTGCAGGTGCTGTAGCGCACACAGGGCTCCACAATAACACGGGTACGCATTCCTGAAAAGGTCTAGGATGAAGCATGGATGGAATGCCGACCCTGCAATTGCACTCCGCAACAAAATACAATTCAGAAAGTTCTAGACTTGATAACCTCATGGAGGCCTTAATGCTTGTTCTAATTTCTCAAGTTACAATTCAACAAAGTTCCAGGTGAAACTATTTTCAAATTTCTCAAGTTGACACAACACAAGACACTATGGCAAACTGCGCAAATTTAGGATTTAATCAGAGGTATCTTACAAAATCCAAAACACAATTTTTCATGACACCACCCTTTTTATCCTGAACATCCTTAATATGTCCTCTTTTTTGGCCCTGTTGTACTAATCCATTTCCCAGAAATCAACTACAGCAAGTTTGAATAGATAACAACTTGAATCTATAAATTGCTGAAAATTCACACCAAAATATCACCTGGAACAATGTAATGACAAATAAAGTACCAATTAAGCGCTTACCTTTCAGCAGATGAATAAGGTGAATGCCTGCGGTGAGAATGCTTGCTAGGTGGAGACCGCGAAACTCGTCTAGAGATGAAACATAATACTAAATGGGTAAGTTTAAGGATAAGTAATATATGAACCTGATGTTTCTTCACTCAGAGGAGTCCTGCTCAGTGCTTATTCATATCAAATTGACAAAGAATAGAAGTAAACAGGTCCTACACTACTCAGTTTTGAGGCACTTGCTTACAAAGAGCATTGTATGAAGAGATGTACTGCAACACAGTTCTATACTAAACATAACATCAAAATCCCACTGATGTTTCAGAGCCACCTTATCATAAACGCCCTACCCCTTCATGGTGAGAAATGAAATTGGTGTCTATAGCATGATTCTGATCATTCATGATCAGCATAACTACCAATGTCAACCTTACAATAGTTATGTGAACATGTTCGAGCTACCTAGCAAAAAATTCCCACTATTAACATGTATTACAGAGAATGGAGGAATATTGATATACCTGCTCCTAGATTTTGGAGGTGACGGAGACATGCTGTTTTTACGAGAATGACTCTTTCTGCAGTATAAATTGGAGTAATGGATTAATCAATACACAAGAGAAAGGGCAACTCATAAACTGAGACAGGCTAAACATCAAAATGTAAGAATAATGTTAGCCTGACACACTACCTCCTTTTTGCATTATCAGAAGGCTCGTCGCTTGAAATACTTCCTCGAACACGTGAAGAACTCTCATTTCTAGTACGGCTTCTCCCATTTGGTGACCGTGACCTTCTACTGCTGTGGCTAGCTGAGCTCTTGGTAATTTGCCTTGATCTATCGTcattcccatcttttgctatgtcTCTTCTATCAGCAGAATCCCTCTTTCTCTCACTTGCATCCTTTGGAAGGTCCTTTCGATCTCTTTTTGCATCATCCCATCTATCCAATCCATGTTTTGCATACCTGTCAGAACCCTTTTCCTCTTTGTAGGTACCTTTTTTATCAGTATTTTCAGGCATGCTATGCTTGTCACCATCTCTAAACTTATCAGTTCTAGAAGGCTCAGAGTCTATTCCATTGACAACCTTCGGCTCTTTAAGATCTTTCTCGTGACTTTTCCTTTCAAAATGCCTGTGAGTGCTCTccgcattattattattattttcagtATGATGGACGGAAGAGGTTTTCCCATTCTGGAAATCCACCTCTGCATGACCATGTGCCTTCTCATTTGTTTTATGAATCACACCAATTGGCTGAATAGAAGTTTTGGCTTCTCCATTCTGTGTGTCATGAATACTTGGCTCTCGTTCAGATTCTGCAGTTGGCCTACTCTGAGatctttcatcactggatttatgATCATCTCCTGATGAAACACTTTGGAGTGAAGCAATACTTCCGTTACTATTATTGTGCAGTGCGCCATCAATGTTCTTCTCACCTAAATGTGATTATGTATCAATCAAAGTTAATAATAAGCTCTTCTTTATTTAGAAAATAAATTCTGGGAAACCAAGTCCTCTTTGTGTTTTTCATGAACTTACTTTCTTTAGGAAGTGCTGCACCAACTTTAATTTCAGATGATAAATTTGAAATTAAACCCTTACCATcaccgtcaccatcatcatcctcGTCATCTGAATCATAACTAGCAAGACCAAGAAGAGCACCTTTAGGAGAACTTAACCCAATACCATCAGAACGACCAGTAGAGCTAACACTGTTTGGCTTAGCAGGGACTACAACTTTAGCTGTGGTCTTGACTTTTGATTCTCCCAGACCAAGCTCCTTTGAGCTAGAGACACCAGTGGTCTCATTTGCTGCAACAGAGAGGTGATAATCAGCAACGTAAGTTACCTATTTACATTAAGTTTTAGTATAATTCACTCACGTTCAGCTGATAAATTATCTTCATTCATAACTTTGGTTGCGATCTCATTAAAAAGATCATCAGTAACCTGGAAACGAAAACAGTACAAAAGTAAGAAATGACAATCTTGCTGTATTTCTTAGAACAGAAGTACATGTTCTGCTAAACCTGGAAATGAAATAAGTAAATAACCTCCAATGCAATAAACAAACCTTTAGAAGGACTTCTGTCAACACACGTTTAATTTCCTTGTTGATAGCTGCCGTCCGTGCCGCTTCGACTTCATCCTGCAAATGATTCAAGTCCAGTACATCGATTTgaatgagggtcatgttaatatccAAGTCGAATATCAACAGGAACAAACAGAATTAACTTTTCAGTAACTAGCATCCAAAGTTTCCATCGGATCCAAAAGAAGCGAACATGTGTACAGATGAAAAAAGACAATGCTCTGGAAAACTGATTATATGAACTAGGAGATTTGTCAGTACAGTAATACAGTATGATAAGCTGTTGAACCGGTATGGGCCCAAGCCCATCTGTATATGTCTCTTAGGGCCCAAGCCCATGTGGAGGTGCTGATCTAGAAGAGGAGCACCCAGTCCACCCCGATTCGCCAAGCCGCCACACACACATGAGAGAGGAGCGACACACACACGGCCAGGACTGGGTACGGCTCTCCCCTCGATTCAACACAAGCAAGCTTAAGTCTCAAGTGCTTCACCGACAAATCAAATCTGGAAAAAGTTGACACATACCGTGCCATTTCTCTCATCATCATGAAACCACTGTTCTTAAGAAATTACTTTGTACTAAAGCTGCGACAATTaatttggatcggagggagtatatacAAAAGTAGGTAAATTATTTAGTTTTTCAAAGCCGCTAACCTCCACTCACTCTAACAGTCCCAACCTTTCCATCATGAATTCATGATTTAATTAGTTCACTTTGATTTACAAAAGTTGTCCAAAACTCATTATGCATTGAAAGTCCTCCACAATACTAATTAGCTTTAAACCCGTTAACTTGGACATGGTACTACACTACTACTCGCACTGAAATAAATCATTAGGGGCAGATTTTTGCATGCAAGTGAATCACATTAGGGCAGATTAATAGCATAATATATATTGCACTACAGATTAAAAATAAAGAAGAGCACCTCATCAGCTTCATCAGCTACGATTGATTTTGCTGAACCAATGCTTCTACTATCATTTTGGTCAGCTCTTTTTGGTGGTTCTGCAGCATCTTCAGATTCCATGGAATCATAATTTGTCGAACGCTGCACTGAAGCACTCACTGGGGTGGACTTTTTCTTTAGAAGCTCTTCTCGAAGCCAGTTAGGTACTGGAGGCTGGTACATAATCGAGCACAAGAATCAGTTAACATTAAACGGCTATGATGATAAGCAAGTGAAATGAATGGAACCACAAAACCTACTTTCTTTGACCGTTCTGCAACATTGAAAAGAGTGTTTGCATCTGTAGGGAATGCTTCAGTTACACTACCAACACCAAATGCTGCAGGTGGAACATAGTTCGAACCAGAGAGTGCTCCAAAGAGTGGTCCACCATGCAAAGAAGGATCCATCTGTGTAACAGAATAAAAATAAGTACCACTGTATCAATGACGCAAGAAATTATAACAGAGTACTAAACCTGTGATGCTTGTGGTGGTACTGGGGCTGGATGAAAATATCCAACTGTAGCAGATGGACCCCATGATTGAGTTGATGTTGGAACTGTGCCATGTTCAGACACTGCTGTTGGAGCAGTAGATCTGATATTTATTGTCTCATGTACTGCCATGTCAGGAGCTTTTCTGTCATTGAACTCCAAGGGTTGGTCACTGGGATCAGCCATAATCCTATAAGACGGTACACCATGCCCAGGCACACCAGGAGGCCCGCGAGGAAATCCATCTTGAACTGATGAGGCACTCAGAGATGGCTGAGCTCGTGGGCTTGGATATTGAAGCATAGCATTCCCATTACCTGTTATTACATGGCATAGTCAGAATCTACCAATATGATACCCTGAGCAGAATACGTATCAGCATCAACCATATATATAGTTATATACAGTGACCCGCCTAGTAATTAAGGGTGAAAAACATGAGTGTTTGCAAGAGACACAAAAATTCCACCTCTTCAAAGTGAAAAGTACAATGGATAAACTACATGTCACAGGAATTAAGAACAAGCTAGAAAAGCTACATATGTTACACCATTTGTGTTGTAATTTCGGTAACACCAAAAACGTGATGTAATCCAAGTCATTGGTAAAGAAAATCACAAGCATCATAGTGCATGGCTGCATGCAACTAATAATTTGGATCGGCAACTGCCTTTTTCTGCTCCACTTGAGGCCAACGCAATTGTGACATCCAATGATTGCCTCAAAATATAACAGAAATGATGTATAAACAGCTAAGGTAGCTACACTATCAGAAGATAGATGAAGTGATATACCCCCTCTGTTCTAAAATAAGTGATGCTTTAGACTTTTCAGTCTTTCTGCAATTGAACTGAATACATATCCAGCAGGATGCACCTAATTCTGACTCAGGCCACACAAGCAAATTAAATTGCCAAGCAAGGCATACCTTGAGCAGAAGAATAATTATAAGGTACCTCCTGCTCATAGGTGGATGGAAATGGACCAAAATTCTTCGGTGGTGGCGCCATTGGACCTCTATCTGCAATATCATCTTCAGATCTGTTCTGAAACTTACATATCCATCTGTAACATATAATGAGCAAGAGTAACAAGACATGTTACCTTGCAAATAGTTTGTTTCCCTTTGTTGACCTGACATTTGAAACATCAACTGGTCGCTACTTGATTGTGGAATTGGTGGGTGTAAAGGTTCTGTCGGCAGACCAGCTGGTTGCTGATACTGATCATTGTGGCCATAATGGTGAACTTCTGTTCTACTTGGAATGGCATGCTGCTGAATCTGGTGGTTCTCTGTAACAGATTTAGCAGAAGCCCATTCCTTTGCCTTTGTGGCCCAATCGTCCTCATTGGCAAGCCCTTcgagtttatttattttttagaaATTCAATCGTCACAACAAACTAGCCATTTATTATTATAAGTGATTTTTCTGCTCCAATGAGCCTTTTTAAAGTTGGATGTCGAACTAAAATTTCATTATAAGTCGTTTAACTAACAAGGTAACTAGGCAATGCATTTGTTACATCACAAAACAAGAATCACGGCACAACTTGAGAAGGACTGGTTGTTTACAGAAGTATTGAGTCAAAGATCAGAAGCAAGGGCTACGTACGAAGGCACATGCATTAATAGTAACAGGCAAAAGAAAAACAGTGTAACCAACCAATCAACCAACCCAAATAACAGTGACGCACAGGATAAATAATTGAATAAACGTAATTTGAAACTTGAGTTGCATTTGCATGCACAGTTCATAGTTATTTGACAAACATCCGTATTCACAgggtaagattttttttatacaAATATTGCATTACAATACCCACATATCATAATGATGCTCCACATCAGTATCAACACAAGCTATGGAAGTCTAGTTTGGATTACTTCACCATATTCTTTGCCTGTAAAATTATACATAATAACATAGGCTTGGATGATATTGACAAACCTGGGTATCCATGGTTTTGGGCCCAAGAATGATTCGGCCATGCCTACAAAACAAGAAATGTCGAATTGTCAAGTCACAAAACATCATGTCCAACGGAAGAACATAACAAATAAGCAACTGAAACAATAAGCCAAGGGTAGTATTGCATCCATATTATGGCTTAAAACTTGAAGCAAACAAAACATGACACCATTTGGCACAA
This window encodes:
- the LOC123428038 gene encoding molybdate transporter 2 — encoded protein: MASSAGDPLLPGEPHRRSFLPPSIRLKTSVWSELGGAVGDLGTYIPIVLALSLASHLDLGTTLIFTALYNFASGVLFGIPMPVQPMKSIAAVALSSAHLTVPQIMGAGIAVAAILLFLGATGLMTRLYRVLPLPVVRGVQLSQGLSFAFTAVKYIRYDQDFSRSSSASTSVERPLLGLDGLLLALAALLFILLATGAGDDEDAARRRPCSRVPAALIVFAVGLVLCFARDPSIFRGLRFGPAPLGLVRITWDDFKIGFWQAAVPQLPLSVLNSVIAVCKLSSDLFPDRAELSPARVSISVGLMNLVGCWFGAMPCCHGAGGLAGQYRFGGRSGASVVFLAMGKLVLGLVFGNSFVTILGEFPIGILGVMLLFSGVELAMASRDMGSKEESFVMLVCAGVSLTGSSAALGFIAGVVLHLLLRLREIDSGELVRRLRVRRTVSY
- the LOC123428037 gene encoding protein SON-like isoform X2; the protein is MDAYHHQQRRFDGSGDAPPPQPPPPSHWYPSPAPPYHPPHPNHPYPPQHHQWGHPPPDLQHQHRPPPPQYAYQAPPPPMQQQMQPPPPAPGNPWPPHHAAAQPPPQSYPPPPPGQAWPNHSWAQNHGYPGLANEDDWATKAKEWASAKSVTENHQIQQHAIPSRTEVHHYGHNDQYQQPAGLPTEPLHPPIPQSSSDQLMFQMSGQQRETNYLQDRGPMAPPPKNFGPFPSTYEQEVPYNYSSAQGNGNAMLQYPSPRAQPSLSASSVQDGFPRGPPGVPGHGVPSYRIMADPSDQPLEFNDRKAPDMAVHETINIRSTAPTAVSEHGTVPTSTQSWGPSATVGYFHPAPVPPQASQMDPSLHGGPLFGALSGSNYVPPAAFGVGSVTEAFPTDANTLFNVAERSKKPPVPNWLREELLKKKSTPVSASVQRSTNYDSMESEDAAEPPKRADQNDSRSIGSAKSIVADEADEDEVEAARTAAINKEIKRVLTEVLLKVTDDLFNEIATKVMNEDNLSAEPNETTGVSSSKELGLGESKVKTTAKVVVPAKPNSVSSTGRSDGIGLSSPKGALLGLASYDSDDEDDDGDGDGEKNIDGALHNNSNGSIASLQSVSSGDDHKSSDERSQSRPTAESEREPSIHDTQNGEAKTSIQPIGVIHKTNEKAHGHAEVDFQNGKTSSVHHTENNNNNAESTHRHFERKSHEKDLKEPKVVNGIDSEPSRTDKFRDGDKHSMPENTDKKGTYKEEKGSDRYAKHGLDRWDDAKRDRKDLPKDASERKRDSADRRDIAKDGNDDRSRQITKSSASHSSRRSRSPNGRSRTRNESSSRVRGSISSDEPSDNAKRRKSHSRKNSMSPSPPKSRSRRVSRSPPSKHSHRRHSPYSSAERKKRSRSRTPVKRR
- the LOC123428037 gene encoding pollen-specific leucine-rich repeat extensin-like protein 2 isoform X3, whose protein sequence is MDAYHHQQRRFDGSGDAPPPQPPPPSHWYPSPAPPYHPPHPNHPYPPQHHQWGHPPPDLQHQHRPPPPQYAYQAPPPPMQQQMQPPPPAPGNPWPPHHAAAQPPPQSYPPPPPGQAWPNHSWAQNHGYPGNGNAMLQYPSPRAQPSLSASSVQDGFPRGPPGVPGHGVPSYRIMADPSDQPLEFNDRKAPDMAVHETINIRSTAPTAVSEHGTVPTSTQSWGPSATVGYFHPAPVPPQASQMDPSLHGGPLFGALSGSNYVPPAAFGVGSVTEAFPTDANTLFNVAERSKKPPVPNWLREELLKKKSTPVSASVQRSTNYDSMESEDAAEPPKRADQNDSRSIGSAKSIVADEADEDEVEAARTAAINKEIKRVLTEVLLKVTDDLFNEIATKVMNEDNLSAEPNETTGVSSSKELGLGESKVKTTAKVVVPAKPNSVSSTGRSDGIGLSSPKGALLGLASYDSDDEDDDGDGDGKGLISNLSSEIKVGAALPKESEKNIDGALHNNSNGSIASLQSVSSGDDHKSSDERSQSRPTAESEREPSIHDTQNGEAKTSIQPIGVIHKTNEKAHGHAEVDFQNGKTSSVHHTENNNNNAESTHRHFERKSHEKDLKEPKVVNGIDSEPSRTDKFRDGDKHSMPENTDKKGTYKEEKGSDRYAKHGLDRWDDAKRDRKDLPKDASERKRDSADRRDIAKDGNDDRSRQITKSSASHSSRRSRSPNGRSRTRNESSSRVRGSISSDEPSDNAKRRKSHSRKNSMSPSPPKSRSRRVSRSPPSKHSHRRHSPYSSAERKKRSRSRTPVKRR
- the LOC123428037 gene encoding protein SON-like isoform X1; this translates as MDAYHHQQRRFDGSGDAPPPQPPPPSHWYPSPAPPYHPPHPNHPYPPQHHQWGHPPPDLQHQHRPPPPQYAYQAPPPPMQQQMQPPPPAPGNPWPPHHAAAQPPPQSYPPPPPGQAWPNHSWAQNHGYPGLANEDDWATKAKEWASAKSVTENHQIQQHAIPSRTEVHHYGHNDQYQQPAGLPTEPLHPPIPQSSSDQLMFQMSGQQRETNYLQDRGPMAPPPKNFGPFPSTYEQEVPYNYSSAQGNGNAMLQYPSPRAQPSLSASSVQDGFPRGPPGVPGHGVPSYRIMADPSDQPLEFNDRKAPDMAVHETINIRSTAPTAVSEHGTVPTSTQSWGPSATVGYFHPAPVPPQASQMDPSLHGGPLFGALSGSNYVPPAAFGVGSVTEAFPTDANTLFNVAERSKKPPVPNWLREELLKKKSTPVSASVQRSTNYDSMESEDAAEPPKRADQNDSRSIGSAKSIVADEADEDEVEAARTAAINKEIKRVLTEVLLKVTDDLFNEIATKVMNEDNLSAEPNETTGVSSSKELGLGESKVKTTAKVVVPAKPNSVSSTGRSDGIGLSSPKGALLGLASYDSDDEDDDGDGDGKGLISNLSSEIKVGAALPKESEKNIDGALHNNSNGSIASLQSVSSGDDHKSSDERSQSRPTAESEREPSIHDTQNGEAKTSIQPIGVIHKTNEKAHGHAEVDFQNGKTSSVHHTENNNNNAESTHRHFERKSHEKDLKEPKVVNGIDSEPSRTDKFRDGDKHSMPENTDKKGTYKEEKGSDRYAKHGLDRWDDAKRDRKDLPKDASERKRDSADRRDIAKDGNDDRSRQITKSSASHSSRRSRSPNGRSRTRNESSSRVRGSISSDEPSDNAKRRKSHSRKNSMSPSPPKSRSRRVSRSPPSKHSHRRHSPYSSAERKKRSRSRTPVKRR